Part of the Engystomops pustulosus chromosome 4, aEngPut4.maternal, whole genome shotgun sequence genome is shown below.
AAGAAATTCTAGATTGTAAAAACAATGGTAAACAAAAACTAAAGGTTAAACACAAACTAAAAATACTATtcaagtaagaaaaaaaattatgtagcAAGAGAACAAAAtagtaaccaaaaaaaaaacaaaaaccacaaACACACATGGGACAATGAACAGAGGATACGCAAAGAAAAATGAGTGTTTCAGTTAAGATGTTTTAGAATGCTGCTGTAGGTTTTCCGGGGAATTTGTGGAGACGATTTCATGACAGAAGGGGTCAATGTGGCTTGAATTGATTTAAGGGGTGAGCTGAGAGGATTTTGGAATTGGGGAATACCAATACAATCCAGCTGTTGGCCAAGAAAAAGGTCGGCACTAAAACTCAAGATGTCCTCATCGTTCTCTTTACCCCCAACCTTATCATCTTCTGCTGGCTCAGGATCTAACACTTCTATCTCTTCTTTCTTACTAAATAAGCTGTCTAAGTAACCTGTATAGGCATTTTCCTTTTCAACATGATCATCTTTTCTTACTTCACAACAGAACTGGTCTTTAAGGAAGCAGTCTTCACCACTTATGATCGGACTGTCCCAGGAATTTTGGTTGAGTGCACCCAATTGTGCCAAGTTGGCCATACCCTTCTCCTGTTTTTCTAGGCTTACAGACTTTGATATTAAGGATTTGTATTCAAGTTGTGGGACAGAGCTATTCAAGTCGTTGAGTAAATCTACACTGGAAGAATCATTCTGCAAACTGAGCTCAATGGTACCTGCTATAAATGAATCAAAGTCAAATTCCTTACGCTTCTCCCTTTCTTTATCAACTAGCTGCTGGGAAGCCTCCTTTAGAGCTATCTGAGCTTTCACCAGACCATTTCGTTCACATTTTGATTTGCCCTTTTTATCAGACCTCTCCTTACTTTGCTCTTTCCAGTTAGACAGATCTATTATAAGTTTTGGCTCATAATAATGATTTACTTCAGTCTCCCTCCACACTAGATTATCTAGATAAGAAGAGGACCTCATTTTGAAGTTACAAGTATTACTACACTCTAGATCACAATATTTGTTCTCGTGGTGATTTGAGTATTGCCAAGATGGTTCTGTCAAAAAATATGGGTCAAAGGCTGGATCTTCTAAATACTTTTCCCGATCTCCATCTAGATATTTCCGAGGGTCAACCTGAACCTCTTCCTCATCACTTCCATCAGAAAGAGCCCTTGGATCACGCTGGACTTCATCGGCTTCAAAATGATTGTGTATAGGCCAATCGTGGTCTGAATACTGACTATCATGATATCTAGAAGGAAAGAAACATTCTTAGTTCTCGTTTCATGTGATAACATAAAGGATGCATCAAGCAAATAAATTCAATCACCACAAACATGAGTAAATTCACAGCTTGTaggtaaaaatatatacatgtgtaaCAATAATTCAAGTTACCTTTCACAGTTATAAACAAGGCTGTGGTTGTCCTCCATCAGTAAAATATCATCCACTTCATCTTCTATATGAAAAGGATGACTGGAGATTGGCTCATCTAGTGGAAATGAATAGATGCTCATGTATGGGTGAGACAAAGCGTCTTCTGCTGTTAGTCTGTCCATAGGACTGAAGGTCAAAATTTGCTGCAGAAAATCGAGTGCTGTTTAAGTGAAAAAGAAAGTACCAGTTAACAATCTTATTTTTTCTCCATCTAGAACTATAATGCTTACATGCAAACAGAATTTATTGACCATCAGTTTTGAGAGCTCACCATCTGCGCTGATATCTGGGAGCAGCTGTGTCAAAGGAGTGTGTGGCACAGTCATATCATTTTTTATATAGACTGGGATGACACTGAGAAGTTCTTGTCTATCTTCTTCATGTACAACAGGTATAGACTCCAAGATCAGCTGCATCTGCTCAAGTTCATGAGCCCCTTTATAAAGGAAAAGCACATAGTAATAAGTTACAAGCTGAAGAGAAGTTACAAGCCACTCAGAAGAGAAGCCTGATTATCTAAATAAGTCAACAGAGCAGGAGTGCACAACCTATGGCCCGCAGACCCtcgagggggaagggggggtatAATAGAACTgagggcatagggggcagtattatagtagttatattctggcaCATAGGGAGTGGTAttttagtagttaaattcttgcagatgggggcagtattatagtagttatattcttgtgcatagggggtagtattatagtagttatattcttgtgcatagggggtagtattatagtagttatattcttgtacataggggcagtattatagtagttatattcttgtacataggggcagtattatagtagttatattcttgtacataggggcagtattatagtagttatattcctgtacatagggggcagtattatagtagttgttatattcttgtacatagggggcagtattatagtagttgttatattcttttacatagggggcagtattatagtagttgttatattcttttacatagggggcagtattatagtagttatattcttgtacataggggcagcattatagtagttatattcttgtacataggggcagcattatagtagttatattcttgtacataggggcagcattatagtagttatattcttgtacataggggcagcattatagtagttatattcttgtacataggggcagcattatagtagttatattcttgtacataggggcagtattatagtagttatattcttgtacataggggcagtattatagtagttatattcttgtacataggggcagtattatagtagttatattcttgtacataggggcagtattatagtagttatattcttgtacataggggcagtattatagtagttatattcttgtacataggggcagtattatagtagttatattcttgagcaTAGGGGAtgttattttagtagttatattcttttcacctcaggcagaaaAAAGGCAAGAATCTTCCCTGTGCAGCAGATAATAAGTAAGAATACCTGAATGGCTGCAGGTAGAACACAGTACTGGGGTCTAACAGAGCCCCATGCATGCAGCTAGTTATTCACAATTATTACCCTTCtgcatgggttcagacaatttccatcaTTATTATAGTCTTGTTTTTCCACCGTATTGTAGTTTGCTCAGGGGTCTATGTTACTTTTTGTACAAATACAGTACGAGGCACTAGTGGTTTCTGGGAGGAATTCGCTTTCTAATGTGCAGTCCCCTGAAGGGTAGCGGGGTAAGACAATGCGTCTCTCGGACTGAAAAAGGTTATGCACCCCTGCAATAGAGAAATCAAATAGACACAGGGATTTAAATATACCCATCATGTAATGAAGATACTATAAATTTGCATGAGTTATTTTCTACTCACGAAAAACAACTTAATCACTGATGGTCCGACTGCTGTAACCGAAAGGGGCCTGAAATTGTTGCTCAGAGATGAGCAGCATTGCCCTGTTATCTTATAGATGAGAAGGACCCCATCTCATCTTTTCCTAATAACTTGGGGTCACAGCAGTTGGTCTCGAGTGATCAGGCACTTGTGAGAATTATTGGTAGGAGAAAATCCATGTAAGGTTAATATTTTGCACAAAATACTGTTTCTTGTCAACTACAATGTCATCACCGGCTTAACAAaggacactaaacaataaaacAAATCCATTAATAAGAATGTATACAATTACAAGAAGGACTTCACAATATAACTATTACATTCTTAATAAAACAATCTACCTGCAAACAGAGTCTTTCCGGTCAGCATCTCAGCAAAAATGCATCCGGCCGCCCACATGTCAATTGCTTTTGTGTAATTGTTGGGGGAAAGTAAAAGGCGAGGAGATCTGTACCATTTAGTGACAAGACCTTCAGAAAGATGTCCCtgggtaaaataaaacaaagaaacAAGTTATTACATAATCTTAAAAACTGAAAATTACCTTGGCAAAGCATAGCTAAAGGCTCATAAAATGTGAATGGATAGGTATCATTCTTTATTGGCATCTGTGAGAACTGGGCACGGCAACTTACAGCCAAAATGACAGTCAGTTATTAGTATGCAGTGATGAGAACCTTTTTAGGCAAATTCACAGAAAATCCATATTTTAgtgacataaaataaaaacaaaacataagtAAGAATTAATCACAGGCAGCTCATGGTAACAAACAGCACTAGCCTTGTCCCTAAACAACAGTGTATACTGCCGAAATCCCTACAGATGTTCTCCAGTAATTATACTGCATAACAGGATGTACACAGAGCGAATGACAAATCTCTGAAGCCTCATTTGTTTCATCTCACTCTGGAACAGCTTTACTTAATGAAAAGTGTGCACTACCCCAGACAATGGATGGTGTAAACATATCAAAGTTTGTTAGCCCTGGCATGTGAATTGTACAGCGcttgtacagtacagcagcaaaAAAGCTATAATTCTGCACATGTAAATACACCCTAAAGGTTGTATTAGTGAAGCAGTAAAAGACATCTCCTGCCTGTCTGGAGTCATTGAGATCTTGCCTGCAatgaaattgccaagcacagtcTACCTACCTAACATGGTATGAATAGTGTACATCTACACATGTGTATACGCAGGGCATCCATTGGCTTCACACTTTGTTACAACTCAGGCCATCACAATCTTGCAGTAATGTGGCTTCAGGCATTTAGTCAGTGATTGCTGACGTATGGTTTCTTCAGAGTGCATTATAATGTGCATTCCTATATGCACTGGCTAGTCTCTAGGAGTAATCTACACCCATTAGCCATACAGCACCTGCCTAATCTTGTGTAGGCCCCATAGATCAGACTTGTTTTTCTAGCACATCTTAACAGATGCCCAACTGTACTGAGGCAGAGTCAACACCATGAACTCAGTCATGTTCACCAATCTTATATTGAACATATTCTTGAGGTAGGGCCCAGGCACATTATCCAAGTCACTTCCATAAAGGGAATACTCCTCTTATGGATCCTAAAGTTTTGTATAGACACATTACTTTAAAGAAATTTTTGCCTGAGTAGCGATTCTGTGGTAACAGACTAGGCAGTATGGTCTTCTGTCCCCCAACAGTTCTGGTAGAGAATCCACATGAATCTCCCACTATGACAGTGTCTCCGACGCACAAGCGGCGTGAATGCCCAGCCTGTCACATTTACTTTAGTCTCTGCAAGAAAACCGGCAAAGACTATAGCAATAAATTCTGCCAGTTCTGATTTGGTCTTGAGACCGAGTTTGCGCCCATATTCCCCCCATTTTCTGTATCATGGTTATGTCAGAAACCCATTTATGGTACATCATTAAGAAAAGCAAAGAATGCAGTTCATATAACACACCCCATTTGAAATTAACAGGTCACTCACCTTATGAGAATAATGGGGATCCATTATACGTGCAAGACCAAAGTCTCCAATCTTTACCACCAGGTCTTCAGTGTTTATGAAGAGGTTTGCTGGCTTGAGATCTCTGTGTAGCACATTAGCTGAATGGATGTACTTGAGCCCACGTAACAGCTGGTACATGAAGAGCCGGGCATGCTCTTCGCGTAGAGGGCCTTGCTCAAGAAGTTTGGCTAGATCGGTCTCCATATACTCCTGAACAATGTAAACAGAGTTCAGCTCGGTTAGGGAGCTCACATCATCGGTTAAGAGCATTCCATTGGGGCCAAGGATTTCGTATACTTTAACAATGTTTTCATGATCAAGTCTCCGGATAATTTTGATCTCCCGCAGAGCATGTTTGACGCTCTGAGGATCTGTCAGGACAATCTTCTTCACAGCTACTCGCTTATCACAGTCATTGTCAACAGCAGAAAAAACTAAGCCATTCCCACCATAGCCAAGCGGTTTTAGGTCCATATACCGGGAGCCCAAATCAAACCCATGAATGTTCATGAGACTTTCAAACTTTTCGGCCATTTTGGCTACTATTCTCcagaaattttcactttttttccgaAAAACCACAACGACAAACAGCAGCTAGCTTCTAAAGAAAAGGTTTCATACACCTTACAAAATACTCTTCTTTAGAATGGTTCGCTCCAACTATCAAATCATATCAGCCtgccaggcctggtgtatccctcAAGCAGTTACACTAAAGCTCAGTTTTGACTGTATAAAAATGACAGTATTCATAGTTCACAAAAGATGCAGCATTCCAGCAAACATCAACCAAAACACTCACCGAAAGTGAAACGGAATGAAATGACATACTATGCACACGCTTCTACTGTGCAAAACAAGGTAACATGAAACATAAACGTGAATAAATATGCAAGAAATAGGCTTCTATGAACATCCTCCTCACAGTGCAGATACATTCAGTGTTGAACTGGTCCTGAGCAGCGGCATTCTATGGTGCTGGTAAGCACTAgaaattttgttgttttttttaaatattttctataCAGTGCATCCGAAGAGGAAAACGTGGCAGACTTGAAATTAAACAGGAGTTTGCCTGTTAATGATCAGGTGGCTCCAGCTCACCACAATCACAATCAAAGCTGCTATCCATCTTATTCTCACAAACCCTGCAAGAGAAAAGAACAGGACATTAGCATCATGGAGAATATATATCCTCAAACAGATCACATGGAGGACACATGGAAATgagcaatgataaaaataaatggtaAACACCTAACCTTTCAGATGAAAAAAGGTGAGAAATGGTACAAATACAAATGGTAGTGTATACACGAAGTACAACGCCAAGACTTGTACTCCAGCATTTGTTAGCAGGTATTTCCTCTGCTGGCTCTTTAATCTAATTCTCAGGTGTCCCCGAGCCGGAGGTGGAGATCAGCTACTATGATGTCTACCATCAGGAGACTCTGTcactcagaagcagcagcaacaacATACAAGACGTGATGGAGAACTCCTGAATACAGTTAATGTGAATACGGCACTTGGTGGAAGTCTGGTCTGGCATAAATATTTTACAGAAACCTAACACTACACAGAGCCTTGGACTCTGAGCAATACAGGATTACAGGGTCTGTACCAATATTGCAAGTTATCCCCAAGCAGCAGGGTTCGGACCCTCACCATAAATTGATGAAGTGacaggttgagcatgtgtcctgcagcTCCATTGCATGGGAATGACACTGATAACTCTGGCTCCCCTATACTACTTATACACATGCTCCCCCTTATGCCCCAACTGCCAGCGAGAACGACAAAACTGTTCCCTGGATCACTGGTGGTCCACATTTCTTGCTCATTTaggaaaacaaatttttttttcctcacagttCAGAGCTCACCATAACCTCCGGAGAAACTGACTGCATGTTTAATCTAGATCTAGGAGCTTTTGTACATTGGGTACAGTACAGCCGTCTTCCCCCCTCTCAGTACTGACTGACCTAATATAACCTTCCCATGTCGGGTGCAAACTGGTTTAACTTTATGAAATCATGCAGAACACTATTACATTATCTATTCCAGTTCACTCATTAGCTTGATTATAGGGATACCCTATTATTCCTTGTGTTTCCAACCTCAGTATATGTCACATTTGATACTATGATTTTTATTCTGTATCTACTTTTCTGTCCTAGTACACGGAATTCCCACAATATTAATTGTGTATTCCCATCTCATAAAGTATATCCCCAAATATCCCAATTCACCTCTGGGACTCCCAACGATCTTGAATATGAAGGGGCCTGTAGTGATGATGCAGTACTGCACTGCAGCTGCTTTATTCTTCAGACCCTCACTCATAAATAGGATATGATATACTAGACTTTCCTCTACATCCATGTATCCTCAGATCAGACTACCAGCATCTAACATTTACATGACTGCAGTAGAGAACACAGAGTAATCCTAGCCTGGGTCACTGCATCTTCCACATACTTGTGTGCTGAGCTGCAGTGACTCATCTCAGCCACTACAAAGAGA
Proteins encoded:
- the MAPK6 gene encoding mitogen-activated protein kinase 6: MAEKFESLMNIHGFDLGSRYMDLKPLGYGGNGLVFSAVDNDCDKRVAVKKIVLTDPQSVKHALREIKIIRRLDHENIVKVYEILGPNGMLLTDDVSSLTELNSVYIVQEYMETDLAKLLEQGPLREEHARLFMYQLLRGLKYIHSANVLHRDLKPANLFINTEDLVVKIGDFGLARIMDPHYSHKGHLSEGLVTKWYRSPRLLLSPNNYTKAIDMWAAGCIFAEMLTGKTLFAGAHELEQMQLILESIPVVHEEDRQELLSVIPVYIKNDMTVPHTPLTQLLPDISADALDFLQQILTFSPMDRLTAEDALSHPYMSIYSFPLDEPISSHPFHIEDEVDDILLMEDNHSLVYNCERYHDSQYSDHDWPIHNHFEADEVQRDPRALSDGSDEEEVQVDPRKYLDGDREKYLEDPAFDPYFLTEPSWQYSNHHENKYCDLECSNTCNFKMRSSSYLDNLVWRETEVNHYYEPKLIIDLSNWKEQSKERSDKKGKSKCERNGLVKAQIALKEASQQLVDKEREKRKEFDFDSFIAGTIELSLQNDSSSVDLLNDLNSSVPQLEYKSLISKSVSLEKQEKGMANLAQLGALNQNSWDSPIISGEDCFLKDQFCCEVRKDDHVEKENAYTGYLDSLFSKKEEIEVLDPEPAEDDKVGGKENDEDILSFSADLFLGQQLDCIGIPQFQNPLSSPLKSIQATLTPSVMKSSPQIPRKTYSSILKHLN